In a single window of the Candidatus Eisenbacteria bacterium genome:
- a CDS encoding CTP synthase: protein MVRYVFVTGGVVSSLGKGIVSASLGMLLKARGMRVTLLKLDPYINVDPGTMNPFQHGEVFVTDDGAETDLDLGHYERFTGESLTRANNATTGQIYDRVISRERRGEYLGVTVQVIPHITDEIKRRIVGLGRDAEAHVVITEIGGTVGDIESLPFLESIRQLRLELGKERTCFLHVTLLPYLPMSQEMKTKPTQHSVKELRGIGIQPDILVCRSAHGLPDDLRAKIALFCNVSERNVMVSRDASSIYEVPLMLHREGLDRVIVEQFGLSLGAPELEDWERMVAKIHSPARTIRIAICGKYVHLVDAYKSIHEALIHAGIASGVRVESVLVDSEKLSGAEERARLEEADGILVPGGFGARGIEGKVEAVRYARTAGVPYLGICLGLQVAVIEFARHVCGLAGATSGEFDPEGENRVIDLLPEQRTVDRMGATMRLGASKVALRPGSLAARLYGSDHTFERHRHRYEVNDDHRPALRSHGLQDSGICDGRDLVEIVEIPDHPFFVASQFHPEFRSRPLEPHPLFTGFVAAAARRAAERSAPPEGGKT, encoded by the coding sequence ATGGTCCGATACGTGTTCGTCACCGGAGGGGTGGTCTCCTCGTTGGGAAAGGGGATCGTCTCCGCTTCGCTCGGCATGCTTCTGAAGGCCCGCGGGATGCGGGTCACGCTTCTCAAGCTGGACCCGTACATCAACGTGGATCCGGGCACGATGAATCCCTTCCAGCACGGCGAGGTTTTCGTTACCGACGACGGGGCGGAGACGGACCTGGATCTCGGCCATTACGAGCGGTTCACAGGCGAGAGCCTGACCCGCGCCAACAACGCCACCACCGGGCAGATCTACGACCGGGTCATCTCCCGGGAGAGGCGCGGCGAGTACCTGGGCGTGACGGTCCAGGTGATCCCCCACATCACGGACGAGATCAAGCGCCGGATCGTGGGGCTCGGGCGAGACGCCGAGGCTCACGTGGTGATCACCGAGATCGGCGGCACCGTGGGCGACATCGAGAGCCTCCCCTTCCTCGAATCGATCCGGCAGCTCCGGCTCGAGCTCGGAAAGGAGAGGACCTGCTTTCTGCACGTGACCTTGCTCCCCTACCTGCCCATGTCCCAGGAGATGAAGACCAAGCCGACCCAGCACAGCGTCAAGGAGTTGCGCGGGATCGGAATCCAGCCGGATATCCTGGTCTGTCGAAGCGCCCACGGCCTGCCGGACGATCTGCGCGCGAAAATCGCCCTCTTCTGCAACGTCTCGGAGAGGAACGTGATGGTTTCTCGGGACGCATCCTCGATCTACGAGGTGCCGCTCATGCTCCACCGGGAGGGACTGGATCGGGTGATCGTGGAACAGTTCGGCCTCTCTCTGGGCGCGCCCGAACTCGAAGACTGGGAGAGGATGGTGGCGAAGATCCACTCGCCGGCCCGCACGATTCGGATCGCTATTTGCGGCAAGTACGTTCACCTGGTGGACGCCTATAAATCGATCCACGAAGCGCTCATCCACGCCGGCATCGCGAGCGGCGTGCGTGTCGAGAGTGTCCTCGTCGATTCGGAAAAACTGAGCGGCGCGGAGGAGCGGGCGCGCCTGGAGGAGGCGGACGGCATCCTGGTGCCCGGCGGTTTCGGCGCGCGCGGGATCGAGGGAAAGGTGGAAGCCGTCCGATACGCCCGCACCGCCGGTGTTCCCTATCTGGGCATATGTCTCGGCCTTCAGGTGGCGGTCATCGAATTCGCCCGCCACGTCTGCGGTCTCGCCGGAGCCACGAGCGGAGAGTTCGATCCGGAAGGAGAGAACCGCGTGATCGACCTGCTGCCGGAGCAGCGCACGGTGGATCGGATGGGCGCGACCATGCGGCTCGGCGCGAGCAAGGTGGCTCTCAGACCCGGCAGCCTCGCCGCCCGGCTCTACGGATCGGATCATACGTTCGAGCGTCACCGCCATCGGTACGAGGTGAACGACGACCACCGTCCTGCCCTCCGTTCCCACGGTCTCCAGGACAGCGGGATCTGCGACGGCCGGGACTTGGTGGAGATCGTGGAGATTCCGGACCATCCTTTCTTCGTGGCGAGCCAATTCCACCCCGAGTTCCGTTCCCGGCCCCTCGAGCCCCATCCGCTTTTCACGGGGTTCGTGGCCGCCGCGGCGCGGCGCGCGGCGGAGCGATCCGCCCCGCCGGAGGGAGGTAAAACGTGA
- the kdsB gene encoding 3-deoxy-manno-octulosonate cytidylyltransferase produces the protein MSTERRAVAIIPARIGSTRLPRKPLQKIGGREVVLRVCDRAASSRLIDRVVVATDDEEIRALVEGAGYDARMTSPDHPTGTDRVAEAAARVDAEVIANIQGDEPFLPTEALDRAVRPMLEDPGKPMHTLVVPLEKDEEFADPNVVKVTVDREGRALYFSRSPIPHRWRGGGAPVWKHVGVYIFQREALFRFVSLPRSPLEEGEGLEQLRALENGMAIYVGFHPDPFHGIETEEDLRAAGERIAREEGRSPDRTGSARGSGS, from the coding sequence CCACGCGTCTTCCGCGGAAGCCGCTCCAAAAGATCGGCGGCCGGGAGGTGGTGCTCCGGGTTTGCGACCGCGCCGCCTCTTCCCGGTTGATCGACCGGGTCGTGGTCGCCACCGATGACGAGGAGATCCGCGCTCTCGTGGAAGGGGCGGGATACGATGCGCGGATGACGTCGCCGGACCATCCCACCGGGACCGATCGGGTGGCGGAAGCGGCGGCGCGCGTGGACGCCGAGGTGATCGCCAACATCCAGGGGGACGAGCCTTTCCTGCCGACGGAGGCGCTCGACCGGGCGGTCCGCCCGATGTTGGAGGATCCCGGAAAGCCGATGCACACGCTGGTGGTTCCCCTGGAGAAGGACGAGGAGTTCGCCGACCCGAACGTCGTCAAGGTGACGGTGGACCGGGAGGGCCGGGCCCTTTACTTCTCGCGGTCGCCGATTCCGCACCGTTGGCGCGGCGGCGGCGCGCCGGTCTGGAAACACGTGGGGGTTTACATCTTTCAGAGGGAAGCCCTTTTCCGTTTCGTCTCCCTCCCCCGGTCGCCTCTCGAAGAAGGGGAGGGGTTGGAGCAGCTCAGGGCGCTCGAGAACGGCATGGCGATCTATGTCGGTTTTCATCCCGACCCGTTTCACGGGATCGAAACCGAAGAGGATCTGCGGGCCGCCGGGGAACGGATCGCCCGCGAGGAGGGTCGGTCGCCGGACAGGACCGGAAGCGCCCGAGGGTCGGGATCGTAA
- the kdsA gene encoding 3-deoxy-8-phosphooctulonate synthase, with protein MAGRVFGEPGSLCLIAGPCVIESSDITLRTAERIRDVAERLGMPFVFKSSYRKDNRSSVEHFPGPGLEEGLAILDRVKREFGVPVLSDVHTPAQVPAAADVLDVIQIPAYLSQQTELLLAAARTGKPINLKKAQFIAPEDLIHSVRKIESAGNHAILLTERGTCFGYRQLVVDMRSLSILRGHGYPVVFDVTHSVRVYGRPSADPAGGTPEHIPLLARAGVAAGCDALFLETHPEPREALCDAASMLPLDRLEPLLAGLLGIHRARLEAEKL; from the coding sequence ATCGCCGGGCGGGTGTTCGGCGAGCCGGGCTCCCTCTGCCTGATCGCCGGCCCCTGCGTGATCGAATCCAGCGACATCACCTTGCGCACCGCCGAAAGGATTCGGGATGTGGCGGAAAGGCTCGGCATGCCTTTCGTGTTCAAATCTTCCTATCGAAAGGACAACCGGTCGTCGGTGGAGCACTTCCCCGGGCCCGGCCTGGAGGAGGGGCTCGCGATCCTCGACCGCGTCAAGAGGGAGTTCGGCGTGCCGGTTCTCTCGGACGTTCACACCCCCGCCCAGGTGCCGGCGGCGGCGGATGTGCTGGATGTGATCCAGATCCCCGCCTACCTCTCCCAACAGACCGAACTGCTTCTCGCCGCCGCCCGAACGGGGAAGCCGATCAATCTGAAAAAAGCCCAATTCATCGCGCCGGAGGATCTGATCCACTCGGTGCGCAAGATCGAATCCGCAGGCAACCACGCGATCCTTCTGACCGAGCGGGGGACCTGCTTCGGCTACCGGCAGCTGGTGGTGGACATGCGATCCCTTTCGATTCTGCGGGGGCACGGCTACCCGGTCGTCTTCGACGTGACCCACTCGGTCCGTGTGTACGGGCGACCGAGCGCCGATCCGGCGGGGGGGACGCCGGAGCACATCCCCCTTCTCGCGAGGGCCGGCGTGGCGGCGGGCTGCGACGCCCTTTTCCTCGAGACCCATCCGGAGCCGCGAGAGGCTCTGTGCGACGCGGCCAGCATGCTCCCCTTGGACC